Proteins encoded together in one Bactrocera neohumeralis isolate Rockhampton chromosome 4, APGP_CSIRO_Bneo_wtdbg2-racon-allhic-juicebox.fasta_v2, whole genome shotgun sequence window:
- the LOC126756733 gene encoding protein lingerer isoform X6 has product MSTQNRNSGGGRNQKKSNSGSGGGGGGDSALQTSTKKTDVSKTEKEKSHPKPTAEQLRIAQITNSNTSEDPQMREKVATLIEMTQRSEEEVCCALYECDNDLERAVVYLFETLPVGAFETSSKKKKNKAANAGQESAGGDGEWTDTNANTDRREKSRNRSSNRGGRGGTDSRGWRGREARENERNLRDSRGGDDRNDNYRRREGGGGGGGGRSGGSRGAGYAGRGGRGGGRFGAGGRGTGSRGERGYNSRSGTNEDHHEVELWDNTIAQNAEKQQQQMQDDAWGDWDNEEYVGSLKDSKVFTTSNLPNQTAASVVSGGVSSMSGVVSGGTSEISAPPGLEHHLGSSSLVGTPTSPQQQGSHMNTLVSNSVGIAGSSPSGGNNSINDESSTVSSVVQSASTSTTPMMQYSAAVTNTQLAQSQSLTSQQQQQPPVLAGSSNLTATGLSNTPYGSAADTFSNAATAAANLVQQVQQQQQQQPQGQIKTSATLSVEQSQYFNSLTSQNAAATAVQQPLQQQQQLPSSYAQNAAAVQYPTSYANVFGSAAVTTPAATSGLGVSGADQTQLSGGVQQPQVRRARAKLPPPSKIPSTAVEMPGDTLNNIGYLDVQFGGLDFGTEDSFDTLPEKFGAAVTIESQQQQQQTQSQQQLVQSQQDVSTDYQNKNNVQQQQSSLSAGLQSTQLGEALSTGYSQRGSAAVQQQQQQVVSGGNGVGVGGGASSVGGTTNHTLDLSKSDPYGQPQSVTNSTGGYPTSAYQTGVSVANKTANAYQPSAAGQVYNSSSYANVQSSVSNTYQPQTYGSYQQTSMNSYQQQAAVSAQTGSNSVAGGGVNVGSSGNAAQNIPAVGGSGGNSNANNTNTGYLSTGYPTQQSAYQSSQSVYGGTGLSNSSGFAGSTNTSSSQYTNFSTSAKLKDAATASSGSHYESVSSSNVASNSGSTGNSTVSANSSGNATSSVNSNSNVNSNSSGVAASNNVSSVSNSNVNTNSSSTVSGGGSGASGGGSGGSGGSGVGSSSSSNPASVVAAAAAAASVSSSSNKTSASGMVPNIQMQGYYDLNYTPTSLGTGRDNLGSVAYSTMTDARFTRTDNNSSPVSNVSSTMSQQAGSGGPMLNVPYYFYSGNVMPGSFQYGTPAIYPQIPAANTASGGQFPKPSYSTGYGSTSYDALSQASQDYTKGAYPSSVNQQTKSQNVANPPQTGSSSDITSSMYSKGHVALNKVNSYEKQNFHSGTPPPFNMPNTQTAGGTSAQPYGMYLPMPTAGHHNMIHQPIHQDSNSTGQRQQTSSQSKSAAKQGYSPSYWTGQN; this is encoded by the exons atgagcACACAAAATCGAAATAGCGGCGGGGGTCgcaaccaaaaaaaatcaaattctggCAGTGGAGGTGGTGGAGGTGGGGATTCTGCCCTACAGACATCAACTAAAAAAACAGATGTCTCaaagacagaaaaagaaaaatcgcATCCAAAG cCAACTGCTGAACAGTTACGTATAGCCCAGATCACCAATAGTAACACATCAGAAGATCCGCAAATGCGCGAAAAAGTCGCTACACTTATTGAGATGACTCAACGTTCTGAAGAGGAAGTATGTTGCGCATTATATGAATGTGATAACGATTTAGAACGTGCTGTTGTATATCTCTTCGAGACACTTCCAGTG ggAGCATTTGAGACATCttcgaagaagaaaaagaacaaAGCTGCAAATGCCGGTCAAGAAAGTGCTGGCGGTGATGGAGAATGGACTGACACCAATGCAAACACTGACAGACGTGAGAAATCACGTAATCGGAGTAGTAACCGTGGCGGACGCGGCGGCACCGATAGTCGGGGCT GGCGCGGCAGAGAAGCTCGTGAGAATGAACGTAATTTACGTGATTCACGTGGCGGTGATGATCGCAATGACAACTATCGTCGTAGAGAAGGTGGTGGAGGTGGCGGTGGTGGTCGGAGTGGTGGTAGCCGTGGAGCTGGTTATGCTGGTCGTGGAGGTCGGGGTGGCGGTCGATTTGGCGCTGGTGGCCGTGGCACTGGTAGTCGCGGTGAACGTGGATATAATTCTCGGTCTGGCACCAATGAAGATCACCATGAGGTAGAGTTATGGGACAATACTATTGCTCAGAACGCTGagaagcaacagcaacaaatgcaAGATGATGCTTGGGGTGACTGGGATAATGAAGAATATGTGGGCTCGCTTAAAGACAGTAAAGTATTTACCACAAGCAATCTGCCAAATCAGACGGCAGCAAGTGTGGTAAGTGGTGGCGTTAGTAGTATGAGTGGCGTGGTAAGTGGTGGTACAAGTGAGATATCGGCACCTCCCGGATTGGAACATCACTTGGGCAGTTCAAGTTTGGTTGGCACTCCAACTTCGCCGCAGCAGCAAGGATCTCATATGAATACACTTGTTAGCAACTCAGTGGGTATTGCAGGATCAAGTCCGTCTGGTGGTAATAATAGCATAAATGACGAAAGCTCAACTGTAAGTTCAGTTGTGCAGTCGGCTTCGACGTCCACAACTCCCATGATGCAATATAGTGCAGCAGTGACCAACACACAGCTAGCTCAATCACAGTCACTGACTtctcagcagcagcagcaaccgcCGGTGCTAGCTGGTTCAAGTAATTTGACGGCAACGGGTCTTAGTAACACTCCGTATGGCAGTGCAGCGGATACGTTTTCGAATGCTGCTACAGCGGCTGCAAATTTGGTTCAGCAagtgcagcagcaacagcaacaacagccacaAGGGCAAATCAAAACTTCGGCAACACTTTCCGTGGAGCAATCTCAGTATTTCAATTCTTTGACATCGCAGAATGCTGCAGCCACAGCTGTGCAACAACcattacaacagcaacagcagttaCCATCGTCGTATGCACAAAATGCGGCCGCCGTGCAGTACCCGACATCGTACGCAAACGTATTTGGCTCAGCTGCTGTAACTACCCCAGCGGCAACGAGTGGCCTGGGCGTGTCTGGCGCTGATCAAACACAACTCTCAGGTGGCGTACAACAGCCACAGGTGCGAAGAGCACGTGCCAAATTACCACCGCCTTCGAAG ATACCATCGACCGCTGTGGAAATGCCAGGAGATACGTTGAATAATATTGGCTACCTGGATGTTCAATTTGGAGGCCTTGACTTCGGCACAGAAGATTCTTTCGACACTTTGCCTGAAAAGTTTGGTGCAGCTGTGACGATTGAAagtcaacagcagcaacagcagacACAATCGCAACAGCAATTGGTGCAATCGCAACAGGATGTGTCAACagattatcaaaacaaaaacaatgtgcaacaacaacaaagttcaTTGTCGGCAGGGTTACAGAGTACACAACTT ggTGAGGCATTATCAACTGGCTACTCGCAACGAGGCTCAGCAGctgtgcaacagcaacaacagcaggtTGTCAGCGGTGGAAATGGAGTTGGTGTAGGTGGTGGTGCCTCCTCTGTTGGCGGCACCACAAATCACACATTAGATTTGAGTAAAAGCGACCCATACGGTCAGCCACAGAGTGTTACGAACTCAACTGGTGGCTATCCAACGAGCGCTTACCAAACTGGTGTATCTGTAGCTAACAAGACTGCAAATGCTTATCAGCCATCTGCTGCCGGGCAAGTGTACAATAGCAGTAGCTATGCAAATGTACAG TCTTCTGTTTCAAATACGTACCAACCTCAAACATATGGTTCGTATCAGCAAACTTCGATGAATTCCTATCAGCAACAAGCGGCAGTGAGTGCGCAAACGGGATCGAATTCAGTAGCGGGGGGCGGAGTAAACGTTGGTAGCAGTGGAAATGCAGCACAAAACATTCCCGCAGTTGGGGGCAGCGGCGGCAACAGCAATGCAAA CAATACAAATACCGGATATTTGTCTACCGGCTACCCAACGCAGCAAAGCGCGTACCAGTCCAGCCAAAGTGTGTACGGTGGAACTGGTCTGTCAAATAGCTCAGG GTTCGCCGGTAGTACAAACACTTCGTCCTCTCAATACACTAACTTTAGTACAAGTGCGAAATTGAAGGATGCGGCAACAGCGTCTAGTGGTTCGCATTACGAGAG TGTATCATCTAGTAATGTGGCAAGCAATAGTGGATCAACTGGGAACTCGACAGTGTCTGCTAATTCGTCGGGCAATGCGACTTCATCGGTTAATT CCAACTCGAATGTGAATAGCAACAGCTCGGGCGTGGCGGCAAGTAATAATGTAAGCAGTGTTAGCAACAGTAATGTGAATACGAATAGTAGCAGCACTGTTAGCGGCGGTGGAAGTGGTGCTAGCGGTGGTGGTAGTGGCGGTTCTGGTGGCAGTGGAGTTGGTAGTAGTAGCAGCAGCAACCCTGCATCTGTGGTTGCCGCAGCAGCTGCGGCCGCGTCAGTATCATCGTCTTCAAATAAGACAAGCGCTAGCGGAATGGTGCCCAACATCCAAATG CAAGGTTATTACGATCTCAACTACACTCCGACTAGTTTGGGCACCGGCCGAGATAATTTGGGTTCCGTAGCATATTCTACCATGACTGATGCACGTTTCACAAGAACGGACAATAATTCTAGCCCAGTTAGCAAT GTATCAAGTACAATGTCACAGCAAGCAGGCTCGGGCGGTCCCATGCTGAATGTTCCTTACTACTTCTATAGTGGAAACGTTATGCCTGGCAGTTTTCAGTATGGCACACCAGCAATCTATCCG CAAATTCCTGCTGCTAATACAGCGTCTGGTGGCCAATTTCCAAAGCCTTCTTATAGCACTGGTTACGGTTCGACAAGTTATGACGCATTGTCACAAGCTTCGCAGGATTATACAAAGGGCGCTTATCCGTCAAGCGTAAATCAGCAAACGAAATCACAAAATGTGGCGAACCCGCCACAAACCGGATCAAGCTCGGACATAACATCGTCCATGTATAGTAAGGGACATGTTGCGCTGAATAAAGTCAAT TCATATGAGAAACAAAATTTCCATTCGGGCACTCCGCCACCATTCAATATGCCCAATACGCAGACAGCTGGTGGAACTTCAGCTCAGCCGTACGGCATGTATTTGCCAATGCCGACTGCTGGTCATCACAATATGATTCATCAGCCAATCCATCAG GATTCGAATAGCACGGGCCAACGGCAGCAAACAAGTAGCCAATCGAAATCGGCTGCTAAGCAAGGCTACTCGCCTTCTTATTGGACCGGGCAAAATTGA
- the LOC126756733 gene encoding protein lingerer isoform X5 — MSTQNRNSGGGRNQKKSNSGSGGGGGGDSALQTSTKKTDVSKTEKEKSHPKPTAEQLRIAQITNSNTSEDPQMREKVATLIEMTQRSEEEVCCALYECDNDLERAVVYLFETLPVGAFETSSKKKKNKAANAGQESAGGDGEWTDTNANTDRREKSRNRSSNRGGRGGTDSRGWRGREARENERNLRDSRGGDDRNDNYRRREGGGGGGGGRSGGSRGAGYAGRGGRGGGRFGAGGRGTGSRGERGYNSRSGTNEDHHEVELWDNTIAQNAEKQQQQMQDDAWGDWDNEEYVGSLKDSKVFTTSNLPNQTAASVVSGGVSSMSGVVSGGTSEISAPPGLEHHLGSSSLVGTPTSPQQQGSHMNTLVSNSVGIAGSSPSGGNNSINDESSTVSSVVQSASTSTTPMMQYSAAVTNTQLAQSQSLTSQQQQQPPVLAGSSNLTATGLSNTPYGSAADTFSNAATAAANLVQQVQQQQQQQPQGQIKTSATLSVEQSQYFNSLTSQNAAATAVQQPLQQQQQLPSSYAQNAAAVQYPTSYANVFGSAAVTTPAATSGLGVSGADQTQLSGGVQQPQVRRARAKLPPPSKIPSTAVEMPGDTLNNIGYLDVQFGGLDFGTEDSFDTLPEKFGAAVTIESQQQQQQTQSQQQLVQSQQDVSTDYQNKNNVQQQQSSLSAGLQSTQLGEALSTGYSQRGSAAVQQQQQQVVSGGNGVGVGGGASSVGGTTNHTLDLSKSDPYGQPQSVTNSTGGYPTSAYQTGVSVANKTANAYQPSAAGQVYNSSSYANVQSSVSNTYQPQTYGSYQQTSMNSYQQQAAVSAQTGSNSVAGGGVNVGSSGNAAQNIPAVGGSGGNSNANNTNTGYLSTGYPTQQSAYQSSQSVYGGTGLSNSSGFAGSTNTSSSQYTNFSTSAKLKDAATASSGSHYESVSSSNVASNSGSTGNSTVSANSSGNATSSVNSNSNVNSNSSGVAASNNVSSVSNSNVNTNSSSTVSGGGSGASGGGSGGSGGSGVGSSSSSNPASVVAAAAAAASVSSSSNKTSASGMVPNIQMQGYYDLNYTPTSLGTGRDNLGSVAYSTMTDARFTRTDNNSSPVSNVSSTMSQQAGSGGPMLNVPYYFYSGNVMPGSFQYGTPAIYPQQIPAANTASGGQFPKPSYSTGYGSTSYDALSQASQDYTKGAYPSSVNQQTKSQNVANPPQTGSSSDITSSMYSKGHVALNKVNSYEKQNFHSGTPPPFNMPNTQTAGGTSAQPYGMYLPMPTAGHHNMIHQPIHQMDGRIHNSSRRDSNSTGQRQQTSSQSKSAAKQGYSPSYWTGQN, encoded by the exons atgagcACACAAAATCGAAATAGCGGCGGGGGTCgcaaccaaaaaaaatcaaattctggCAGTGGAGGTGGTGGAGGTGGGGATTCTGCCCTACAGACATCAACTAAAAAAACAGATGTCTCaaagacagaaaaagaaaaatcgcATCCAAAG cCAACTGCTGAACAGTTACGTATAGCCCAGATCACCAATAGTAACACATCAGAAGATCCGCAAATGCGCGAAAAAGTCGCTACACTTATTGAGATGACTCAACGTTCTGAAGAGGAAGTATGTTGCGCATTATATGAATGTGATAACGATTTAGAACGTGCTGTTGTATATCTCTTCGAGACACTTCCAGTG ggAGCATTTGAGACATCttcgaagaagaaaaagaacaaAGCTGCAAATGCCGGTCAAGAAAGTGCTGGCGGTGATGGAGAATGGACTGACACCAATGCAAACACTGACAGACGTGAGAAATCACGTAATCGGAGTAGTAACCGTGGCGGACGCGGCGGCACCGATAGTCGGGGCT GGCGCGGCAGAGAAGCTCGTGAGAATGAACGTAATTTACGTGATTCACGTGGCGGTGATGATCGCAATGACAACTATCGTCGTAGAGAAGGTGGTGGAGGTGGCGGTGGTGGTCGGAGTGGTGGTAGCCGTGGAGCTGGTTATGCTGGTCGTGGAGGTCGGGGTGGCGGTCGATTTGGCGCTGGTGGCCGTGGCACTGGTAGTCGCGGTGAACGTGGATATAATTCTCGGTCTGGCACCAATGAAGATCACCATGAGGTAGAGTTATGGGACAATACTATTGCTCAGAACGCTGagaagcaacagcaacaaatgcaAGATGATGCTTGGGGTGACTGGGATAATGAAGAATATGTGGGCTCGCTTAAAGACAGTAAAGTATTTACCACAAGCAATCTGCCAAATCAGACGGCAGCAAGTGTGGTAAGTGGTGGCGTTAGTAGTATGAGTGGCGTGGTAAGTGGTGGTACAAGTGAGATATCGGCACCTCCCGGATTGGAACATCACTTGGGCAGTTCAAGTTTGGTTGGCACTCCAACTTCGCCGCAGCAGCAAGGATCTCATATGAATACACTTGTTAGCAACTCAGTGGGTATTGCAGGATCAAGTCCGTCTGGTGGTAATAATAGCATAAATGACGAAAGCTCAACTGTAAGTTCAGTTGTGCAGTCGGCTTCGACGTCCACAACTCCCATGATGCAATATAGTGCAGCAGTGACCAACACACAGCTAGCTCAATCACAGTCACTGACTtctcagcagcagcagcaaccgcCGGTGCTAGCTGGTTCAAGTAATTTGACGGCAACGGGTCTTAGTAACACTCCGTATGGCAGTGCAGCGGATACGTTTTCGAATGCTGCTACAGCGGCTGCAAATTTGGTTCAGCAagtgcagcagcaacagcaacaacagccacaAGGGCAAATCAAAACTTCGGCAACACTTTCCGTGGAGCAATCTCAGTATTTCAATTCTTTGACATCGCAGAATGCTGCAGCCACAGCTGTGCAACAACcattacaacagcaacagcagttaCCATCGTCGTATGCACAAAATGCGGCCGCCGTGCAGTACCCGACATCGTACGCAAACGTATTTGGCTCAGCTGCTGTAACTACCCCAGCGGCAACGAGTGGCCTGGGCGTGTCTGGCGCTGATCAAACACAACTCTCAGGTGGCGTACAACAGCCACAGGTGCGAAGAGCACGTGCCAAATTACCACCGCCTTCGAAG ATACCATCGACCGCTGTGGAAATGCCAGGAGATACGTTGAATAATATTGGCTACCTGGATGTTCAATTTGGAGGCCTTGACTTCGGCACAGAAGATTCTTTCGACACTTTGCCTGAAAAGTTTGGTGCAGCTGTGACGATTGAAagtcaacagcagcaacagcagacACAATCGCAACAGCAATTGGTGCAATCGCAACAGGATGTGTCAACagattatcaaaacaaaaacaatgtgcaacaacaacaaagttcaTTGTCGGCAGGGTTACAGAGTACACAACTT ggTGAGGCATTATCAACTGGCTACTCGCAACGAGGCTCAGCAGctgtgcaacagcaacaacagcaggtTGTCAGCGGTGGAAATGGAGTTGGTGTAGGTGGTGGTGCCTCCTCTGTTGGCGGCACCACAAATCACACATTAGATTTGAGTAAAAGCGACCCATACGGTCAGCCACAGAGTGTTACGAACTCAACTGGTGGCTATCCAACGAGCGCTTACCAAACTGGTGTATCTGTAGCTAACAAGACTGCAAATGCTTATCAGCCATCTGCTGCCGGGCAAGTGTACAATAGCAGTAGCTATGCAAATGTACAG TCTTCTGTTTCAAATACGTACCAACCTCAAACATATGGTTCGTATCAGCAAACTTCGATGAATTCCTATCAGCAACAAGCGGCAGTGAGTGCGCAAACGGGATCGAATTCAGTAGCGGGGGGCGGAGTAAACGTTGGTAGCAGTGGAAATGCAGCACAAAACATTCCCGCAGTTGGGGGCAGCGGCGGCAACAGCAATGCAAA CAATACAAATACCGGATATTTGTCTACCGGCTACCCAACGCAGCAAAGCGCGTACCAGTCCAGCCAAAGTGTGTACGGTGGAACTGGTCTGTCAAATAGCTCAGG GTTCGCCGGTAGTACAAACACTTCGTCCTCTCAATACACTAACTTTAGTACAAGTGCGAAATTGAAGGATGCGGCAACAGCGTCTAGTGGTTCGCATTACGAGAG TGTATCATCTAGTAATGTGGCAAGCAATAGTGGATCAACTGGGAACTCGACAGTGTCTGCTAATTCGTCGGGCAATGCGACTTCATCGGTTAATT CCAACTCGAATGTGAATAGCAACAGCTCGGGCGTGGCGGCAAGTAATAATGTAAGCAGTGTTAGCAACAGTAATGTGAATACGAATAGTAGCAGCACTGTTAGCGGCGGTGGAAGTGGTGCTAGCGGTGGTGGTAGTGGCGGTTCTGGTGGCAGTGGAGTTGGTAGTAGTAGCAGCAGCAACCCTGCATCTGTGGTTGCCGCAGCAGCTGCGGCCGCGTCAGTATCATCGTCTTCAAATAAGACAAGCGCTAGCGGAATGGTGCCCAACATCCAAATG CAAGGTTATTACGATCTCAACTACACTCCGACTAGTTTGGGCACCGGCCGAGATAATTTGGGTTCCGTAGCATATTCTACCATGACTGATGCACGTTTCACAAGAACGGACAATAATTCTAGCCCAGTTAGCAAT GTATCAAGTACAATGTCACAGCAAGCAGGCTCGGGCGGTCCCATGCTGAATGTTCCTTACTACTTCTATAGTGGAAACGTTATGCCTGGCAGTTTTCAGTATGGCACACCAGCAATCTATCCG CAGCAAATTCCTGCTGCTAATACAGCGTCTGGTGGCCAATTTCCAAAGCCTTCTTATAGCACTGGTTACGGTTCGACAAGTTATGACGCATTGTCACAAGCTTCGCAGGATTATACAAAGGGCGCTTATCCGTCAAGCGTAAATCAGCAAACGAAATCACAAAATGTGGCGAACCCGCCACAAACCGGATCAAGCTCGGACATAACATCGTCCATGTATAGTAAGGGACATGTTGCGCTGAATAAAGTCAAT TCATATGAGAAACAAAATTTCCATTCGGGCACTCCGCCACCATTCAATATGCCCAATACGCAGACAGCTGGTGGAACTTCAGCTCAGCCGTACGGCATGTATTTGCCAATGCCGACTGCTGGTCATCACAATATGATTCATCAGCCAATCCATCAG ATGGACGGCAGGATTCATAATTCATCCCGCCGG GATTCGAATAGCACGGGCCAACGGCAGCAAACAAGTAGCCAATCGAAATCGGCTGCTAAGCAAGGCTACTCGCCTTCTTATTGGACCGGGCAAAATTGA